In the genome of Chitinispirillales bacterium, the window GCTTGCTAATTGATTATACCTTTTGTTATATTTGTATTGTTTTTTTGTGAGGTGAGTTATGAATTGCAGACATTGTGGAAGTTGTAACACAGTAAAATCCGGCATAGTGTTCAATAAACAACGCTATAGATGTAAAGATTGCGGCAGAAGCGGCAGAGAGAACGACAGACGTGTCGTTATTCGAAAGCGATTAATATGGTAATAGCATCACTAATACTTTTGTTTAACGAAGAAATTATTGAATATATATTTAGTTAGCAAGCCCTTATTGTGATAATGCTAAAATTATTGATTTGCCGTTTTATGCAATGAGCAATTTTTTAGAGTAAAACAAATACTTTCTAAAACGTAAATTTTAAATACATAAAAAAAATTGACGGGAAAACTTGACATTTAAACATTAATAGATGTATATTTCTTTGTAGTATTGTTTTGCTTTTCGGCGATATTAAAGGAGTTTTTATGGGGATGGCTTTAAAGAGCGGCAGATGTCTTAAAAGAGAATGTGATAACTGCGGCGCGATTTATAATATAGTGGAAGAGTCATACCCGACAAGAGAAAGAGGTTCCATTAAATGCAATTACTGCGGCGCTAAAATTCACGAATGGAACGGAGGACGTATATGCGAGGCAAAAGTAGTTTCCGCCCCTGTCAAGGAAAATTACAGAAAATTCGATGATACGCCTTAGTTAATGAATACGCGAAAAATAGGCGCTGACGGCGAGCAAATGGCTGCGGATTTTCTAAAAAAGAACGGTTTTGAAATTTTAGAAAGAAATGTTTTTTTGGGTAAAAGAGGAGAAATTGACATTGTCGCCAAAGAATTGTCAAGCAATACGCTCGTTTTTGTGGAAGTAAAATATAATCGTGTTAAAAAAGGGGCTTTCGGTTCGCCGGAATTTAGATGCGATAGAAGAAAAATGTTGCAAATCTACGAATTGGTGCGATTGTACATGTATAGAAAAAAATTATCGGGAATTCCGATAAGGATAGACGTAATAGCAATAGATAATGAAGGAATAAGACATTATAAAAATTGCTTGATGTAAATAGTTTTATTCGGAATATAATTATGAAAAGATTGTTTTTGTGTGTTTTTTCGATTTTAGTGTTTTTTACCTCTTGTGAGAAGAAAAAAGAAGCGGAACTTATGGTTAATAAATCCGTTCAGGACATTAGCGGTATTACAGATATTCGTCAAGGACGGCAAATGATAGACAAATTGAACAAATCAATTGAAATCGGAAATAATAAATTGCTCGACGCAGAAGAAGGAGTCGAATAACTTGATAAAATTTCAGGATATAAAGGTCGGAGATACGGTTGGCGGTTTTTTGTGCAAGGAAGTTCGGGAAATCAAAGAAATAAATAACGTTGCGTATATTTTTGAACATCAGAGAACAAAAGCCAAATGCGTCCATTTGTTTAACGACGACAAAAACAATTTGTTTTCGATAGGTTTTCGTACACCTGTTTTTGACAATACGGGAGTTCCGCATATTTTGGAACATTCGGTTTTAGCGGGTTCAAAAAAATATCCGCTCAAGGACCCGTTTAAGGAATTGCTCAAAAGTTCCATGCATACGTTTTTGAACGCAATGACTTATCCGGACAGGACGATTTATCCGATTTCAAGTCAAGTTCCGGCCGATTATTTTAATTTGACGGATGTTTATTGCGACGCGGTTTTCAATCCTATTTTGAACGAATACACTTTTGCACAGGAAGGCTGGCGTTTTGACGTTGAAAATCCTGATAGCGAAATTACGATAAAAGGAATAGTTTATAACGAAATGAAAGGCGTTTTTTCGGATTTTAACAGTTTTGTGGAAAGAAATTTATACGCCGGACTTTTCCCCGATACGACATATTTTTACGAATCGGGAGGAAATCCCAAAAACATTCCCGAACTTTCTTATGAAAAATTTAAGGATTTTCACAAAAAATATTACCATCCTACAAATAGTTTTATCGTTCTTTACGGAAATATAGAATCTAAAGAAACTTTGACGAGAATTAACGATAATTTTCTGAGAAACTTTGACGAGCAAGAAATAAATTCCGAAATTTTTCCGCAAAAAAAATTTGAAAAACCGCAGGAAACTCATATTTTTGCTCCGTCAAACAAAGAAGATGACGGGACTGCGACGGTTCTTTTGGCGTGGGATTGGGGCGAAAAGATTTCTACGCAAACCGATATTCGCGAATTGAAAATGTTGTCGTCATATCTGCTTTCGGGAGAAAACGCCCCGTTAAAAAAAGCGCTTTTAGATAGTGGATTTGGTGAGGATATCGACGATTTGTCGGGAATGGAAACAGAATTGATCTCTTTTTTATTTGTAGCGGGACTTAAAAAATCCAAACCAAAACACGCAAAAAAAATCGCCGATTTAATAAAAAATACGATAAGAAAAGAAATCGAAAACGGTTTTGACAAGGAAGCGATTGAAGGCGTTTTACGGAGAATGGAGTTCAAGGAGAAGGAAATAGGCGGCGACGCTTCATATCCGTTGAACTTTGCAACTCGGATTTACAAATTTTGGATTTACGGCTGCGATCCGATAAAACACTTGGAATTTGACGAACAATTCGCGCGAATCCGTAGAAATATAGATTCCAAGCCGCGATATTTGGAAAATCTGCTTGAAAACCTGACGTTGAAAAACGACAGGCGGCTTTTGCTTATTACGGAAGCAAGCAGCGAAATCGGCGAGAAATTAGGAAAATTGTCGCAGGAACAGGCGAAAAAACTTTGTGTTAATTTTACAAAAAACGACAAAATAAAACATGCCGAATTCAGCAGAAAACTCGAAGAATATCATAAAAAAGAACATACGCCGCGGGAATTGTCTTGTATTCCGGTTCTCAAAAAAAGCGATATTCCTGTGAAAAACGAAACGGTTCCGCTTGAAATCGGTAAAATTGACGGCTCAAAATGGCTGAATTCGCAAATTTTTACAGGAGAAGTTTTTTATTTGAATTTGGCGTTTGATTTGTCGGTTATTCCCGACGAATTGCTTGAATATGCGCCGCTTTACACGGAATATTTGGGGCGGTGCGGCGCGGGCGGGCTTTCGTCAGGCGAAATGGCGAAATTGTGGAAACTTCATTCGGGTGGATTTTCATCGGTTTCTTTGGTTTCCGGCGATTACCGCAAAAGAAATTCGTTTGTCGCAAATAATGTTTTTACAATAAAAACGCTAGTAAAAAATATTCCGCAAACGCTGGATTGCTTGTCAAAAACACTTTTTGAAGCGGATTTCTGCGATGAAAATTTAATAAAAAACGTTTTGAATGAAGAAAAAAACGATGTTTTCGATGAAATAATTCAGCACGGACATAATCATGCGATTATGTTTTCGGCGGCGCGGTTTTCGTCTGCGAGCGCGATAAAATACCGCACGGAAGGGATAGGATATTACAGATTTCTGAAAAATTTGCGGGAAGATAAAAGCGAAATTCTGGCAAAAATTCAAAAAATTCATTCGATTTTTATAAATTCGCAAAATCTTACAATTTCGACTGCTTGTACAAACAATTCATTTTTGCCGCAAATAGAGAATTTTGCAAAAAAAATTCCGTCTTTTGAAAGAAAAGTCGAATTGACAAGCGAAAAACTGACGTTAAATTCGCAAACAGATGTTTACGGCGTAGAAATTTCGTCGTCGGTTAATTACGTCGCCGACGTTTTTGAAATTGATACAAACGACTCAAAAACCGTTGGTGAAATAAGTTTGCTGTCGCAAATTTTGTCAAGAGGCTATTTGTGGGACAAAATTCGCGTAGAAGGCGGCGCTTACGGCGGTTTTTGCGGATTCAACTGTGTGAGCAAAATCTTTTCTTTCGGCTCTTTTCGCGATCCGAATATTTCGACTACTTTCGGAAATTTTGAAAAGGCGCTTACTCAAAATCCGATTTCGCAGGAAATTATAGACCGTTCAATTCCGTCGGAAATCGGAAATATCGACTCGCCCAAAAGTCCTTCCGCTAAAGTGATAAACGAATTGTATTGCTACCTTTCGCACTATTCAAAAGATATTAAACAAGAAATTCGCGAGGCGATTTTGAGCGCCGATGCGCAGTCGATAGAGCAAAAATTAGAACTTTTGCGTAATTGCCGTAAAAGTTCGCAAAAAAGCGTTTTAGGGAGCAAGGACGCGTTTGACGAGGCGCAGACCTGCGGATTAAAATTAAAAAGAGAATCGTTGTAAAATGGACTTACGTTTCCCAGACTACCCTTTCACGAAAATGCTCGGTTGGTCAAATTCACGTTACGATTTGTTTTGCCAATGTAAACGCAAATATTTATACTTTTACTATCCGGCAAGTTTTGCAAATTTGGAAGCAAAGGTTAAAGAACTAAAAAAATTGACGACAATTCCGCTCGAAATCGGCAATCTTTATCACGACATGATGGAAGTTTTTTTGGAACGTTTACAAAAAAGCGATTCGCCGATAAACGAAGAAAAACTGTTCGGTTTTGTCGATGATTTGTGCGAAAAGAAACTTTCGCAAAAAGTGTTTTTTGAAAATTATTACAAAACATGTACAGTGGATTTTGGTAAAATAAACGAAAAAGTTAAATTTTGTATGAAAAATTTTCTGATATCGCCGATATTGAATTTTCTCAATTCGATAGAAATGCCGCAAAGACAATCGTTTCTGATTGAGGCGGGAAGCAAAATGAACGGGAAGAAGTATTTCGGCGAAACCAGAATTAATGGTCTGAAAGCGTTTTGCAAAATGGATTTTATTTTCATAAGAGACGAAAAAGTTTATATAATCGATTGGAAAACCGGAAAAAAAGACGAAAACAAACATACAAAACAACTTTTGGCTTACGCACTTGCGGCAAAAGGGTTAAATTCAGAAATAAAATCCGGAGAGATATTTCCAAAATCCGTATATGTAAGCGAAACTTACGGTGAATTGGCTTTGGAAGCGACCGATGAGAAACTTGCCGATTTTGCCGAGTCGGTGAGAAACGAGACGGAAGAAATGCAAAGTTTTTGTTTGAATGTTGAAGAGAATATTCCTTTGCCTGTTGAAAGTTTTGAGAAAACTCCGAATGAAAGCGTTTGCAAAATGTGCGAATTTCGAGAATTGTGTTTTATTTAGCGCCCTTACCGGTTAAAACCACTAAAACCGTTTGAATGATAATTTTTATGTCCAAAATAATCGACATGTTTTCAAAATAATACAAATCGTACATTACTTTAATTTTTACGTCTTCAATTGTCTCGTCGTATTTGTGTTTTACTTGAGCCCATCCGGTTATACCCGGCTTCATTTTCAAACGTTTTATGTACCAAGGAATTTCTTTTGAAAT includes:
- a CDS encoding YraN family protein, whose translation is MNTRKIGADGEQMAADFLKKNGFEILERNVFLGKRGEIDIVAKELSSNTLVFVEVKYNRVKKGAFGSPEFRCDRRKMLQIYELVRLYMYRKKLSGIPIRIDVIAIDNEGIRHYKNCLM
- a CDS encoding insulinase family protein; translated protein: MIKFQDIKVGDTVGGFLCKEVREIKEINNVAYIFEHQRTKAKCVHLFNDDKNNLFSIGFRTPVFDNTGVPHILEHSVLAGSKKYPLKDPFKELLKSSMHTFLNAMTYPDRTIYPISSQVPADYFNLTDVYCDAVFNPILNEYTFAQEGWRFDVENPDSEITIKGIVYNEMKGVFSDFNSFVERNLYAGLFPDTTYFYESGGNPKNIPELSYEKFKDFHKKYYHPTNSFIVLYGNIESKETLTRINDNFLRNFDEQEINSEIFPQKKFEKPQETHIFAPSNKEDDGTATVLLAWDWGEKISTQTDIRELKMLSSYLLSGENAPLKKALLDSGFGEDIDDLSGMETELISFLFVAGLKKSKPKHAKKIADLIKNTIRKEIENGFDKEAIEGVLRRMEFKEKEIGGDASYPLNFATRIYKFWIYGCDPIKHLEFDEQFARIRRNIDSKPRYLENLLENLTLKNDRRLLLITEASSEIGEKLGKLSQEQAKKLCVNFTKNDKIKHAEFSRKLEEYHKKEHTPRELSCIPVLKKSDIPVKNETVPLEIGKIDGSKWLNSQIFTGEVFYLNLAFDLSVIPDELLEYAPLYTEYLGRCGAGGLSSGEMAKLWKLHSGGFSSVSLVSGDYRKRNSFVANNVFTIKTLVKNIPQTLDCLSKTLFEADFCDENLIKNVLNEEKNDVFDEIIQHGHNHAIMFSAARFSSASAIKYRTEGIGYYRFLKNLREDKSEILAKIQKIHSIFINSQNLTISTACTNNSFLPQIENFAKKIPSFERKVELTSEKLTLNSQTDVYGVEISSSVNYVADVFEIDTNDSKTVGEISLLSQILSRGYLWDKIRVEGGAYGGFCGFNCVSKIFSFGSFRDPNISTTFGNFEKALTQNPISQEIIDRSIPSEIGNIDSPKSPSAKVINELYCYLSHYSKDIKQEIREAILSADAQSIEQKLELLRNCRKSSQKSVLGSKDAFDEAQTCGLKLKRESL
- a CDS encoding PD-(D/E)XK nuclease family protein; amino-acid sequence: MDLRFPDYPFTKMLGWSNSRYDLFCQCKRKYLYFYYPASFANLEAKVKELKKLTTIPLEIGNLYHDMMEVFLERLQKSDSPINEEKLFGFVDDLCEKKLSQKVFFENYYKTCTVDFGKINEKVKFCMKNFLISPILNFLNSIEMPQRQSFLIEAGSKMNGKKYFGETRINGLKAFCKMDFIFIRDEKVYIIDWKTGKKDENKHTKQLLAYALAAKGLNSEIKSGEIFPKSVYVSETYGELALEATDEKLADFAESVRNETEEMQSFCLNVEENIPLPVESFEKTPNESVCKMCEFRELCFI